Genomic DNA from Desulfonema ishimotonii:
TGTTGGTGACTCCGACGTCGTCCGGGTCGATGACGTTGTAGTTCGGGTCAGTGCTGGCGGTGGGCGTGGCGGTGAGGGCCGTGTAACCGACATTGCCGTCCGAAACCGCATCATCGACGCCGGTGAGGGTCACAGTCTGCGCCGTATCCCAGTTCGCGGCGGTAAAGGTCAGACTCGCGGGTGAAACGGTTCCTTCGGCGGTGTTATCGCTATAGAGATTTATGCTCACATCCGCCGTCGGTTCCGTGTCCAGAACCACGGTGAAGGTGGCCGTGCCGCCCCCTTCATCCGTGACTAGGCCAGAGGTCGGGGTCACAGTGATGCCGGCTGTGTCATCATCGGTGATGGTCGTGGTCTGAGGGGTTCCCATGTGGGCGCTGGTGCCGCTGGGCGTGGTGCCGCCGCTGATGCTCATTTCTATGGTTCTGTTGGTTTCATCGACGTAGTTGCCCAGGATATCCATAGAGATGACGGCATCTGTGGCTCCGGCTGCAAATTCCACGGTCGTTCCGGTGTTGGTCACGCCGGTTCCGGTGACGGTGACATTGTCGTAGTCCGTGCCGTTTGTCGCGGTTCCAGCAAGGGCGTAGGTCACTTCGGTGGCGGAGCCGGTCGCGCCGCTGCGGGTGATCGTGAAGGTGGCCGGGGTCGTGCCGGTGTCGCCTTCAGCCACCGGGGAAGTGCCGGCGGCAAGGGTGTAGGTGACATCATCAGGAAGCGGCGTTCCGCTCACATGCACCGGCGTCGAACTGTTGGTGGTGGTGCCGTCGCCGAGCTGACCTTTATGGTTGCGTCCCCACGCCGATGTATTGCCGTCGGTTTTGACGGCAATTGTATGAATATTTCCCGATGCGATAGCGGAAATGCCGGAAAGCCCCGGCACCTGCCCCGGCGTCGAACTGTCGGTGGTGGTGCCGTCACCGAGCTGACCGTAACCGTTCCACCCCCATGTCCATACTGTTCCGTCAGTTTTCAGGGCGACAAAGTGGTGAGCGCCCCCTTCCGCAACGGCGGAGACACCGGTAAGACCTGTCACCTGCACCGGCGTCGAACTGTCGGTGGTGCCGCCGTTGCCGAGCTGACCTCTATGGTTGCGTCCCCACGTCCATACTGTGCCGTCGGTTTTCAGGGCAGCAGCATGATAGTCTCCCGCCGCAACGGCGGAGACACCGGTAAGACCTGTCACCTGCACCGGCGTCGAACTGTTGGTGGTGGTGCCGTCGCCGAGCTGACCGTAATCGTTTCCTCCCCACGCCCATACTGTGCCGTCGGTTTTCACGGCGACCGTGTAATAGCGTCCCGCCGAAACGGCGGAGACACCGGTAAGACCTGTCACCTGCACCGGTGTCAATCTGTTGGTGCCGGTGCCGTCGCCGAGCTGACCGTAATAGTTTCTTCCCCACGCCCATACTGTGCCGTCGCTTTTCACGGCTGCCGAATAGTAGAATCCCGCCGAAACGGCGGAAACGCCGGAAAGACCTGTCACCTGCACCGGCGTCAAACTGTCGGTGGTGGTGCCGTCGCCGAGCTGACCGTAATAGTTTCTTCCCCACGCCCATACTGTGCCGTCGCTTTTTGCGGCGAGACTGTGGTAACCTCCCGCCGCGATGTCGGCGGCACCCGTCAGTCCCGACACCTGCACCGGCGTCGAACTTTCGGTGGTGGTGCCGTCGCCGAGCTGACCGTAATAGTTTGTTCCCCACGCCCATACTGTGCCGTCGCTTTCCAGAGCGACGCTGAAATAGTCACCTCCGTCCATGGCCGTAAACGCGGCCCGTGCCGCCGAAGGCGCTGCAAGCACGGCCCCCGCCAAAATGATCACTGCCGCAGCGATCCGCATTGCGGCCGCCGCTGTTCCGGTCCCGAAACCGGTCTTTCGTTTCATTACATTTCTCATTGAAATCTCCTTTTGCTGAATTCTCCCTTTGTTCACTTTTTAAAATTTTAACAATAAGAAATCCTTACATTTACTGCCCGGACATCCGTCTCTTTCCTCCGTATCGTTTTTATCCCTCCTTTCTCCCGCATGGTCCCTCCGCCAGAGTGCAAAACCGGAGTGCAAAACCGGAGTGCAAAAATTATTTTTTTGCGCCACTCCGCCGACCGATATGCCGATATGCAAAAAAGAATTTTTGCGCTCCTTAAAAGAGTTTTTGCGCTCCTTCTTCGCCCCCGACCGGAGTGCAAAAATTGTTTTTTTGCGCCGCACTCCGCCGACCGATATGCCGATATGCAAAAAAGAATTTTTGCGCTCCTTAAAAAGAGTTTTTGCGCTCCTTCTTCGCCCCCAACCGGAGTGCAAAAATTGTTTTTTTGCGTTCCGGGTTCCGGTTCCGTTCGAAGCGGTTTTTTGCATTTTTAAAAATCGTCTTCTTCAGCCTCATTCAGAACAATGGTTTTGTAATCAGGGTAATCCCGGAACTGATTTACAAGAGCGCCCCTCCCCTGTTCCTCGTAAAGCCTGTTAAAACCGGAAAACGGATAATCCCTCAGATTGCTCACGTACCCGTGCCTGACCGGGTTGAACAGCAGATAATTTGCGCGGGTCATATATTCCCTTTCGCCTCTCGGACAATAATCCCAGTAATTCCACCACACCGGTTTCTCACAACCCGTCTCTCTGTGAATCCTTATCGCCGAAACGCGGTGGACATTCCGGATGATCGCCGACAAATCCTTTCCTTTCAGGCTTTTCCCCAGAATATGATAATGGTTGTCCAGAATCACCCAGTGATGCAACTCCCAGCCGTACTTCTCAAAATACCCCCGGAAAAGTTCGATAAGCCCGGATTTCAAATGTCCGCTTTTCAGCAGGGACCGCTTTCCGTAAACCGCGCCGGTGATAAAATACGGAGAATTATCCGCAAACAGATGCGTCGGCGCATGACGGTAATTTTTCAGCATTTGTCCCCTCCGAGATACAAAAAAGAATTTTTGCACTCCTTTTTCGCCCCCCGCCGGAGTGCAAAAATTAAGCGAAGCGATTTTTTGCACCGTGCTCCCCGACCGAGATGCAAAAAAGAATTTTTGCACTCCTTTTTCGCCCCCGCCGGAGTGCAAAAATTAAGCGAAGCGATTTTTTGCACCGTGCTCCCCTCCGAGATGCAAAAAATAATTTTTGCACTCCTTTTTCGCCCCCCGCCGGAGTGCAAAAACTGAGCGAAGCGATTTTTTGCACTGTGCTCCCCTCCGAGATGCAAAAAATAATTTTTGCACTCCTTTTTCGCCCCCCGCCGGAGTGCAAAAACTGAGCGAAGCGATTTTTTGCACTGTGCTCCCCTCCGAGATGCAAAAAATAATTTTTGCACTCCTTTTTCGCCCCCGCCGGAGTACAAAAACTGAGCGAAGCGATTTTTTGCAGTCACGGAGCCGTGATCCCGAACTCCGCCAGCTTCCGGTACAGGGTGCTCCGCCCCATACCCAGCCATCTGGCAGCCCGGCTCTTGTTCCACCGGTTTGCCTCCAGCGCATCCACCAGCATCTTCCTTTTCAAAGCCCGCGGGAGTCTCTGTTCCGCATCCGGCCTGTCCTCCGATTCCGGGAACCCTCCGGGCAGGTAATCGGTCGTGAGCTCGCCGGACGGACATATGGCACAGGCAAACGTGATGATGTTCTTCAACTGGCGCACATTGCCCGGCCACGCATATCCCATGAGCAGCTCCCGGACCTCATGGGATATGCCCGTGATCGCCCCCTTTTTGCCGGAACCCGCCAGCCGGATAAAATGGTCTGCCAGAAGTGGAATATCTTCCATGTGATCCCGCAGCGGCGGCAGGCCGATGCTGAACTCCCGGAGCCGGAAACAGAAATCCTGCCGGAGTTTTCCCTCCCGGACATACGTTTTCAGGTCGGCATTGGTCGCCCCGATGATGCGGACATCGACCCCCACGGTTTGGCTCTCCCCCACATGCTCGAACATTTTGCGATCCAGCACATGGAGCAGCTTGGCCTGGGACCGGGGGGACAGCTCGGCAATCTCGTCCAGAAAAATCGTCCCGCCGTCGGCCGCCTCGAAATATCCGGCCCTGTCTCCGGCAGCGTCGGTGAATGCGCCGGCCGTATGCCCGAAAAACTCGCTCTCAATGAGACTTTCGCAAAGCGCGGCGCAGTTCACCCGGATCATGCGGCCTTTGGCGCGGGGGCCTGCCGCATGAAGGGCCCGTGCCACAAGCTCCTTGCCGGTTCCGGTCTCGCCGGTAATCAGGACGTTGTTATCCATCCCGGCAAACCTGCCGATCAGGTCATACACCCGTCGCATGGAATCACTTCTGCCGATCATCCCGTGAAAATCACTTTTTTCTCTGGTCTGATGCGCTGTCTGCATACCCTGCTCCTTACTTTTTCTGACCGGAATTCCGGCCTTTGGGGGAAGAATATAGACAAGATTTGTGCCACCCTGTTTGGAAAAGTGAAAAAATCACAAAAAATTTGTTACATATCACACAGATAAAAAATTTATGGCATAAGGCGGGCGAAAAAGAAGGGTGGAAAAAGACGGGAAAACTGTCCCAGTGACACAAATTGTGTCAGACACAAAATGTGTCACTGGGACACTTTTTCACACAATATTAACATTTTTCGTTCCGACATATTTTTTGACACATCGTTCCAACGCTCTGCGTTGGAACGCACAACCCGGACGCTCTGCGTCCCGTGATCAAACAGTTCCGTAGGGTGGGCACACGCTTTTCCGTGCCCACCGCATTCCGCCTCCGTCATGCCTTACAACCAAAGGACGCCCAACGGATGCCCGTAACCGGTGGGCACAAAAAAACGTGCCCACCCTACATTCTGTTTATGCGACGCAGGAGCATCGGAACCTCCGAATCAGGATGGTCAGGACAACATAAAACAATCCCGTCCATCCTGATTCAAAAACGCAGCATATTCAAACAGTTCCGTCGGACGCTCTGCGTCCCGTCACGCAACGCCGGAGTGCAAAAATTGAGCGAAGCGATTTTTTGCACCGCACCTCGCTCCACCGACCGACGTGCAAAAAATAATTTTTGCACTCCTTTCGCATCGTTCCGACGCTCTGCGTCCCGTGATCAAACGAAATAACCCGCCCGGAAATTTGTGTCATTGGGACATTTTTTGGCCTTTCAGAAAAAATAACAGAAGCATTTCTTCGGATTTTGTTGTAAGAGGTAGATTTTGCAACAAAACAGCATATCTTTCTGACCACCGTGACGGGTTTTTCGAATATGAAAATACGGATCACCAGCAGAAAACAGGTCTGGACAGGGACGGCGATCATCAGCGTTCCGTCCGTCATTTTCTCAAATCTGCTCACCTATTTGTTTGAAATATGGTTTATGCCGCCGTTTTTTCTTTCAGATCTTACGGTTTCCACCCTCGCTTCCGGCATCGTCGCCCCCCTGGTCTCCTATTTTCTCTTTGATCAGGCATATGCCATTCACCTGCTCAACGACGAATTGCGCGGGGAAATCAAGGCCAGGAAAGCGGCGGAGTCCGACCTTATCCGAAAAAACCGGCAACTGTGCGAGGCGAATGACGCCGCAGTGGCCGCGAAACTTGCCGCCGAATCCGCCAACCGGGCCAAAAGCACCTTTCTGGCCAACATGAGCCACGAACTCCGCACCCCGCTCAACGCCATCCTCGGTTTTTCGGAACTGATGCGCCGGAATGCGAAGATTCCGGAAGATGAACAGGAAAGTCTCGGCATCATTTCCCGCAGCGGCGAACATCTCCTGACCCTGATCAACCAGGTGCTGGACCTGTCCAAGATCGAGGCCGGAAAAACCGTGCTGACCCCGGCAGATTCGGATCTGCACCGGCTGTTGGGCGATATCACCGACATGTTCCGGCTCCGGGCAGAGGAGAAAGGGATGTACCTCATCTCTGAGTGCGCCCCGGAGCTGCCCCGGTATATCCGAACAGATGAAGTGAAGCTGCGGCAGGTGCTGATCAATCTTCTGAACAATGCGGTCAAGTTCACAACAGAGGGCGGCATTTTTTTGCGGATCGGCCTTTCGGAGTGCAAAAGCAGCGCCTTCGCACTCCGATTTGAAGTGGAGGACACCGGTCCCGGCATCGCGGCGGACGAGACGGATCAGCTTTTCAGCCCCTTTGTTCAGACACAGACCGGTCAGATCACCAGAGAGGGAACCGGACTGGGCCTGGCCATCAGCCGGAAATTCGTGCAGCTCATGGGAGGCGATATCGCTGTCCGCAGCCAGGTCGGAAAAGGCTCGGTCTTTTCCTTCCATATTGAGGCGGATGTGTCAGCGGGATGCGATATGCCTTCCGAACAGCCTGGCGGCAGGGTCATAGCCCTTGAACCGGACCAGCCCCGCTACCGGATTCTGGTGGTCGATGACAAGGCCGACAACCGGCAACTGCTGCTGAAGATGCTTTCCCCCTTTGGCTTTGACCTCCGGGAGGCGGACGACGGCGCCAGGGCCGCTGATGTGTGGAAAGAATGGCAGCCCCATCTGATCTGGATGGACATCCGAATGCCGGAAACGGACGGGCATGAGGCGATCCGGCGCATCAGGGCAGATGACAATGCCGGAAAGACGAAAATTATCGCTGTCACGGCCAGCGTTCTTGAAGAAGAGCGGGCCGTGGTTCTGGCTGCCGGATGTGATGATTTTCTGCGCAAGCCCTTCCGGCAATCGGACATATTTGATATGATGCACCGGTATATCGGTGTCCGGTATGTGTATGCGGAAGAGACCCGGAATGAGGACGGAAGAGATATGACAGCCCCGGACCCGGCGGCGCTGTTGAAAATACCATCCGCCTTACTGGCACAGATCAGAGAAGCTGTTGTCCGTGCGGATATGGGAGAAACGAAAAAGCGGATCAGGGAAGTCCGTGCCCATGACAGGGCGCTGGCCAACCTCCTGGCAGGGCTGGCCGATGACTTTGAATATGAGAAAATACAGTCTCTGCTCTCCGACACGGATCAGGAGGCTGTTTCCACTCCGTCCATCCGGGCTCCTGCGGACCCGGCAAAGCGAGCCGAGCTTCTCACCATTCTTGAAAACGAATTTTCAGACAGGTGGCAGGCTGTCGGAAAACGGATGGTTTTCGATGAGGTCTGTGCCTTCGGGGAGTCTGCCCAGGAGCTGGGCAACACCTATGATGAAGCGGCGCTTGCCGAGTGGGGCCAGGCCGTATCCCATCAGGCCCGGACATTCAACGCGGGAGAACTTCTGGATACATTGGCCGCATTCCCGGAACTGATGAAAAATCTGAAGTCCGATGAACCGGCATAAAGCCGGAAATGACGGAAAAAGTCACCCCATTGTTCCGACGCAGAGCGTCGGAACGATAGTGTACGGTGAAATGCGGAGAAACGGCCATTAAAATATGCATAACGATGCTCTGATATTTATCGTAGATGATGTTCAGGAAAATATCCGCCTCCTGGCCTGCATCCTGAGCCGGAAGGGATATAAAATATCCTTTGCCACCACCGGCGGACAGGCCATTGAAATGGCGGCTGATGTCAATCCCGATCTCATCCTGTTGGATGTTGTCATGCCGGATACAGACGGTTTCAGCGTCTGCAAAGCCATAAAAGCCGATCCCGCAACCCGGCATATCCCGGTCATCTTTCTGACGGCCGAAAAAACAGAACCGGCAGACGTGGTCCGGGGGCTGGAAGCCGGGGGGGCGGATTATCTCAACAAGCCGTTTGACATGGCCGAACTGCTGGCAAGGGTGCGAATCCACCTGGATCTGAAGCGGGCCAATGATAAACTGAAAGCCCAGGCCGCGGCCCTCAGAGAGAGCGAGCAGCGATACCGGGCCGTGGTGGAGGATCAGACCGAACTGATACGCCGGTTCCGCCCGGACGGCACCCTCACCTTTGTCAATGATGCCTGTTGCCGGTATTTCGGAAAAACACGGGAGGAAATGGTGGGGCAAAATTTTCTGGATATGCTCCCCGAAGAAGACCGGGAGAAGATGAAAATCCGCCTGGCGTCCATGACGCCCCGGCGATGTGTGAAAACCACGGAACACCGGGTGATTGACAGAAACGGAGAGATCCGGTGGCAGCGGCGGACAGACCGGGCCATTTCCGGTGAAAACGGGCGGATTTCCGAGTTCCAGACTGTCAGCCGGGACATTACCGAAAGGGTATATGCCGAGGAGGCCTATCGCTCTCTGGTGGACCATTCCCTGCAGGGCATGTGCATTATCCGGGACCGGAAATGTGTCTTTGCCAATCGGCGAATGGCCGAAATTACCGGTTACTCCCCGGAAAAACTGACCCGGTTCTCTTCGGACCGCTTCAGCCGCATCATACACCCCGAAGACCGGGACAGAACTTTGGCCTATTTTTCGGAATGCGTCGCGGGCAGGCCTGTCCGCCACCGGACCCGCATGATCCGGAAGGATGGAAAGGTGTGCTGTCTGGATATCCAGGCCGTGGCCGTCACTTATCGCGGCAAAGCCGCTCTCCAGATGGCCCTCATTGACAGCACCCGGCTGGCGGAGCTGGAATCGCTGCTTGCCGAACGTACCGGTTTCGGGAATTTTGTCGGCAAAAGCGTGCCCATGCAGCAGGTCTACAATCTGATCAAACAGCTTGCGGCTACCGACATCACGGTGATTCTCACGGGAGAAACCGGAACCGGCAAGGAACTGGCTGCGGAAGCAATTCATTTTTCCGGCCCGCGTTCGCAGGGGCCGCTGATCCGGGTGAACTGCGCGGCCTTTTCCGAAAACCTGATCGAGAGCGAGCTGTTCGGCCATGTCAGAGGGGCCTTTACCGGGGCGGACAGGGATAAGGACGGGCGATTTCACGCGGCACAGGGCGGGACCATCTTTCTGGATGAAATCGGCGAACTCCCGCTCCGGTTACAGACCAGGCTACTCAGGGTTCTGGAAAGCAGGGAATTTCAGCGGGTCGGCGATGGAAAATCCCGCAAGACGGATGCGCGGATCATCGCGGCCACCAATGCGGACCTGAACCATCTGACACAGGAGGGGCTTTTCCGGCAGGATCTCTATTACCGGCTCCGGGCCGGGCATATCCGGCTGCCGCCCCTGCGGGAACGGATCGAAGATATCCCGCTGCTGACAAATCATTTTACCAGCGGTTTCTGTCAGCGCCACGGCAAAAACAACATCCGGGTGGCCGACGCCGTTTATGAGGCCCTCCGGTACTATTCCTGGCCCGGCAATGTCCGGGAACTGAAAAATGCCCTGGAATTCGCCTGTGCCCTGTGTCCCGATGATACCATCACGCCGGATCAGCTACCTCCTGAATTTCAGGAAGAGGCCGGGACTCCCGATGCGGGACAGTATATGAGTGCGAACGTTGAAAGAGAGGCGATTACCGATGCTCTGGAGGAGACCCTCTGGCACAAAAGCAGAACCGCGGCCCTGCTGAACATCAGCCGGAGTACCCTTTACCGGAAGCTCCGGGAGTACAAAATCAGCAGGCAGTGATGCGGTTTGATCTGTCTATGAAGTGTCGTTTCCGTACCCGCCGGAGCGGAGTGCAAAAATTATTTTTTGCACCGCGTTCCACCGACCGACATGCAAAAAATAATTTTTGCACTCCGGCTGCGTCGTTCCGACGCGGGAGCGTCGGAACGATAACCTCAGGATCAGTACAACGGATTTTCTTCACAGGACGCACACAGCGCCCTTATATCGCCATGATAGACCATCGGCATCCGCGCTGCGGCCTGACAGATATCCCGCTGAACAGCCCGGCGATGTGCGGTTGTACGATCTGCGCCGTACTGAGAAATTGAAAAAACCTCCTCCCAGAATTTCTTTTTCCCGTTTTTGGGCTGCATCAGCCTGAAGTCCTTATCCGTTTTTGCCATTTCCGCCAGCTTTTTTATGACCGCGTCCCGGCTCATGGTGCCGTCGGTCAGGCCGTATTCATGGGCTGTTTTGTTGTCAAAAATCTGGGCGCCCATGGTTTCGCGGATCAGATTCTCACTGATATTCCGATGTGTCGCCACATGGCGCACAAAACGATCATATTCCGTATCCACCCCCTGCTGCAACACGGCGATCTCCTCCGGAGTGGCGCGCCGGAAGGGGTTGCCCAGATCCTTGCTGCGCCCGGCCGAGATGACGGTCTGCTCAATACCGCCTCTGGTCTGGATGCCGCCCCCCAGCAGGCCGCCTTCGGTAGCGACCGGCTGATCAAAATAGGTCAGCATTCCCCCGATGACACCGATGCTCCCGATCATGCTGCCGTAATCCGCATAGATCGCATCGGCCCCGGCCATTGCCATCACGCCGCCGGATGCCGAAAGGCCTTCGATATACACCACCACGGGGTTCTGGGTGGCGTTCCGGTACGCCTCAATGCCTTCGGAAATCGCCATTGATCCGAAAATGGTCCCGCCCGGGGTCTGCATATGGAGGAGAATCCCCTTTACGCTTTCATTTTTGGCCGCCTCCTTCAGCAAATCCTGCAATTCATAGCCGTAGGTCACACCGCCCCAGTTCATGGGGGAGCTGAACTCACGGGACGGGCTGCCGAGAATCAGCCCTTCCACAGAGATCTCCAGCAGGAGGTTTTCACTCTCTTTATCCCCGGAGACATAGGTGTAGGGGGACGTGGTCGCCGTGTCCGACAGGTCGGAGATTCCGCTTTTTCCCATCACTCCGCCCAGTCCCAGTCCCATGCCGACAAAAAACAGGCTGAAGAGGAAAAGGAGGACAATAAAGCTGATCAGAGAAAAAAAGGCCATGCCAAAAATCTTAAACGGTGCTTTCCAAAACTCACTCATATTTCCTCCCAGTCAGACGCGGGTTATCTCGCGGTTGCGCTAAGAAGCTGTTTTAAAAATACCGGCGACTCGGAAACGGAGTGCGAAAATTAAGGCCGGAGGCCGTTTTTTCGCGGGTTTTGCAAAAGTACGCCCCCCTTCGGGGGCTGACTTTTGCACTCCGAAGGAATTTTTAAAACAACTTCTAAGAACCTATCCGAAAGTTCCCCGACTTTTTTCTGTCATTCCGAGCGAATGTGAGGAATCTTAAAATTTTCCGCTTCGCCCGGAATGACACCGGTGTATTTTTATAGAAAATTATTGATTGACCACTTATACTGAGTCCGCTTTGAAAACCGGCGTTTTTATTGCGCCCGTCATTCCCGCGAAAGCGGGACGGATACCTGCTTTCGCAGGCATGATGCGGTTTCAGAGAAACCACAATTTTCAAAACAGACGCAGTATATCCGCTGATTTTGCCAGATGCTGATCAAAAAAAAGCAGCTTCAGACTTGAAGTCTGAACTCCGCAAAACACAGCGTGCTATTTTAACTTTAGTCCGAGAAGTCCCCTTCCTGAGTGATAGCGAAGGTGGGGGATGAATCGGAGTTTCCGGGGCATCTTTTCACAGGAACGTGCCCTTGGAAACAGTTTTTTTGCTGACCGGTAATTTGTTCTGTGATACAGGCGTTTATATGGATTTCGTCATACGTCGTTCCTATAAATACAGGGTTTATCCCGCAAATGCTCAGATTTCCAATCCGGAGAACCAGTTCTCCATGTGCCGTCATCTGTACAACCGGAGCCTTGCGGAACGGACTGATGCGTATGAAAAAGACGGTACGGCAATTTCTTACCATCAGCAGCAGAACAGCCTGCCGGAGCTGAAAAAAGAACGTCCCTGGTACAAAGGCGTGTATTCCCAGGTTCTTCAGGATGTGCTGAGAAGACTGGACAACGCTTATCAGGCGTTTTTCCGCAGAGCGAAGGCGGGTGGGAAACCCGGATTTCCGAAATTCAGAAAACGGGGACAATGGAACAGCATCACCTATCCCCAGTACCGGAAGCGCCCGGACTCCGTTATCACCGTTCCGAAGGTCGGTAAGGTGAGACTTGTATATCACCGGGAACTCCCGGAAGACGCAACAGTGAAGACGCTGACAATCACGAAGGAAGCCGGTAGGTGGTTTGCCTGTTTCTCGGCAGAACTCCCGTTCACTGCCGAGCCTGAACAGGGCCTGTCCGATCCTCTCGGTATTGACCTCGGCCTTACTGACTTTTTTTATGCCTCTGACGGTTCCCATGTTCCGATTCCGAAATATTTCAGAAAGAAAGAAAAGCAGTTAAAGCGTTTGCAGCGAAGGCTGGCAAAGTCAGAGAAGCGTTCAGAAAAATATCACAGACTTCTGAGGGCGGTTCGGAAGTGCCATTACCGGATAAAATGCCGGAGATCGGATTTTCTGCATAAGACAGCCAACGGTCTTCTGAAAAAAAGCGGTCTGATCTTTTACGAAGATCTTCGGATCTCCGACATGGTGCGCAGGCCGAAGCCGAAACAGGATGAGGACGGAAAATATCTTCCGAACAACGCCTCTGCAAAAGCCGGACTGAATAAATCCCTGGCCGATGCGGGCTGGGGAAGATTTATTGAAATTCTGAAATACAAGTCCCGCCATCTCGGTAAACGGACACTTGCCGTACCGCCGCAATATACATCACAGACCTGTTCCGCCTGCGGTAAGATTGTGAAAAAGTCTTTGTCTGTCCGTACCCACAGATGCGCCTGCGGTTTTGTTGCCAACCGTGATCTCAATGCCGCTCTCAATATTCTGCGTATCGGGATGGATACGCTTCAGGCTCCGACCTGAAAGAAGCCCCTTCCGAATCTGTGATTCAGGAGGGGAGCATTCACAACCGAATAGGTCAGGCAGACCAGATTTTCCCCCAGCCTGCGGACATCTTTCAGAACCAGTTCCATTGAAATCTCCTGGGTGAACAGCGAAAGGCCGAATCCGAAAATTTTGGGCGAAATGGTG
This window encodes:
- a CDS encoding RCC1 domain-containing protein, which produces MRNVMKRKTGFGTGTAAAAMRIAAAVIILAGAVLAAPSAARAAFTAMDGGDYFSVALESDGTVWAWGTNYYGQLGDGTTTESSTPVQVSGLTGAADIAAGGYHSLAAKSDGTVWAWGRNYYGQLGDGTTTDSLTPVQVTGLSGVSAVSAGFYYSAAVKSDGTVWAWGRNYYGQLGDGTGTNRLTPVQVTGLTGVSAVSAGRYYTVAVKTDGTVWAWGGNDYGQLGDGTTTNSSTPVQVTGLTGVSAVAAGDYHAAALKTDGTVWTWGRNHRGQLGNGGTTDSSTPVQVTGLTGVSAVAEGGAHHFVALKTDGTVWTWGWNGYGQLGDGTTTDSSTPGQVPGLSGISAIASGNIHTIAVKTDGNTSAWGRNHKGQLGDGTTTNSSTPVHVSGTPLPDDVTYTLAAGTSPVAEGDTGTTPATFTITRSGATGSATEVTYALAGTATNGTDYDNVTVTGTGVTNTGTTVEFAAGATDAVISMDILGNYVDETNRTIEMSISGGTTPSGTSAHMGTPQTTTITDDDTAGITVTPTSGLVTDEGGGTATFTVVLDTEPTADVSINLYSDNTAEGTVSPASLTFTAANWDTAQTVTLTGVDDAVSDGNVGYTALTATPTASTDPNYNVIDPDDVGVTNNDDDLPGFTITPLTLTTTEAGGNATFTVCLNSEPTATVTLPISSSDTTEGTVSPASLDFTTANWSTPQIATVTGVNDDTDDGDQTYSIVTGAATSTDTDYGGMNPTDVSVSNTDDDTAAVSIVQSGGSTAVNEEGATGDTYTVVLTSKPTNPVTITLSFDNTQISGPPATLSFPTADWDKAQTVTVTAIDDSAIEGAHTVAITHAATSGDSDYNGITIGSVTVNITDNDGEATVKTSAAKSVTSGSAVLGGNVTDQGGSAVTERGVCWGTSSDPTIANSKKAMGSGIGTFSDTITGLKPNTSYYVRAYATNSAGTAYGDNVTLKSKTVMPTVVTGAISDVTITSATGCGSVTIREGYGIECKGICWNTSSPAHVSLSPHTEQGDELGDFVSAVTGLQPDTTYYVRAYAQYRSGSATYTFYGKTESFTTPPEEEALPGDVNGDEEVDLDDAIIVLKLLSGVDTGGTEINPDADVNGDGQIGIPEVIYILQVVSQQRTTET
- a CDS encoding REP-associated tyrosine transposase, which translates into the protein MLKNYRHAPTHLFADNSPYFITGAVYGKRSLLKSGHLKSGLIELFRGYFEKYGWELHHWVILDNHYHILGKSLKGKDLSAIIRNVHRVSAIRIHRETGCEKPVWWNYWDYCPRGEREYMTRANYLLFNPVRHGYVSNLRDYPFSGFNRLYEEQGRGALVNQFRDYPDYKTIVLNEAEEDDF
- a CDS encoding sigma-54 interaction domain-containing protein encodes the protein MQTAHQTREKSDFHGMIGRSDSMRRVYDLIGRFAGMDNNVLITGETGTGKELVARALHAAGPRAKGRMIRVNCAALCESLIESEFFGHTAGAFTDAAGDRAGYFEAADGGTIFLDEIAELSPRSQAKLLHVLDRKMFEHVGESQTVGVDVRIIGATNADLKTYVREGKLRQDFCFRLREFSIGLPPLRDHMEDIPLLADHFIRLAGSGKKGAITGISHEVRELLMGYAWPGNVRQLKNIITFACAICPSGELTTDYLPGGFPESEDRPDAEQRLPRALKRKMLVDALEANRWNKSRAARWLGMGRSTLYRKLAEFGITAP
- a CDS encoding ATP-binding protein, with translation MKIRITSRKQVWTGTAIISVPSVIFSNLLTYLFEIWFMPPFFLSDLTVSTLASGIVAPLVSYFLFDQAYAIHLLNDELRGEIKARKAAESDLIRKNRQLCEANDAAVAAKLAAESANRAKSTFLANMSHELRTPLNAILGFSELMRRNAKIPEDEQESLGIISRSGEHLLTLINQVLDLSKIEAGKTVLTPADSDLHRLLGDITDMFRLRAEEKGMYLISECAPELPRYIRTDEVKLRQVLINLLNNAVKFTTEGGIFLRIGLSECKSSAFALRFEVEDTGPGIAADETDQLFSPFVQTQTGQITREGTGLGLAISRKFVQLMGGDIAVRSQVGKGSVFSFHIEADVSAGCDMPSEQPGGRVIALEPDQPRYRILVVDDKADNRQLLLKMLSPFGFDLREADDGARAADVWKEWQPHLIWMDIRMPETDGHEAIRRIRADDNAGKTKIIAVTASVLEEERAVVLAAGCDDFLRKPFRQSDIFDMMHRYIGVRYVYAEETRNEDGRDMTAPDPAALLKIPSALLAQIREAVVRADMGETKKRIREVRAHDRALANLLAGLADDFEYEKIQSLLSDTDQEAVSTPSIRAPADPAKRAELLTILENEFSDRWQAVGKRMVFDEVCAFGESAQELGNTYDEAALAEWGQAVSHQARTFNAGELLDTLAAFPELMKNLKSDEPA
- a CDS encoding sigma 54-interacting transcriptional regulator; the encoded protein is MHNDALIFIVDDVQENIRLLACILSRKGYKISFATTGGQAIEMAADVNPDLILLDVVMPDTDGFSVCKAIKADPATRHIPVIFLTAEKTEPADVVRGLEAGGADYLNKPFDMAELLARVRIHLDLKRANDKLKAQAAALRESEQRYRAVVEDQTELIRRFRPDGTLTFVNDACCRYFGKTREEMVGQNFLDMLPEEDREKMKIRLASMTPRRCVKTTEHRVIDRNGEIRWQRRTDRAISGENGRISEFQTVSRDITERVYAEEAYRSLVDHSLQGMCIIRDRKCVFANRRMAEITGYSPEKLTRFSSDRFSRIIHPEDRDRTLAYFSECVAGRPVRHRTRMIRKDGKVCCLDIQAVAVTYRGKAALQMALIDSTRLAELESLLAERTGFGNFVGKSVPMQQVYNLIKQLAATDITVILTGETGTGKELAAEAIHFSGPRSQGPLIRVNCAAFSENLIESELFGHVRGAFTGADRDKDGRFHAAQGGTIFLDEIGELPLRLQTRLLRVLESREFQRVGDGKSRKTDARIIAATNADLNHLTQEGLFRQDLYYRLRAGHIRLPPLRERIEDIPLLTNHFTSGFCQRHGKNNIRVADAVYEALRYYSWPGNVRELKNALEFACALCPDDTITPDQLPPEFQEEAGTPDAGQYMSANVEREAITDALEETLWHKSRTAALLNISRSTLYRKLREYKISRQ